The sequence below is a genomic window from Ananas comosus cultivar F153 unplaced genomic scaffold, ASM154086v1, whole genome shotgun sequence.
GATGTCACTCGACGTCCAGCATGTACTTCTATCGGATAGCTATCTCACTCCCATTCCCCCTCCTTCTTTCCTTCGTCGGCCCGACATTTCAGTAGGCGATCAAATGTTTGCTTTCTTGGTTCGCTCTCTCGGGCCAGTAGGTGCGGTGTCAGGATCAACCCCTCTCGGGCAAGGGGGATGAACGGATGAAAAGGCTGGTGCGTACGTTCACATAGCTTTTTGTCTCACGACCCGACGGGTTCAAGAGGGAGATCGACCTCCAACGATGACTTCACctttcaacaattttcttcctTCCTGATTAATGCCCAACCTTTCTGGCTTCCCCATTTCTTGCCACCATAGACGAGACTCCCGATTCTGCCTATCCTCGGCTAGTTGAGGGGAGGGAATCACAGAGAAGCGTTCAAGCCGCAGTAGGAGATGAAATCAACTCTTTGGTGTCGGGAGGGGAAAGGAGATtcactcttctctctcattagccttttttttttattgacactAGCTCTTTATATAGTCTTTTTTTTATGATATCTAAAAGGAGTATCGTATCGGTAGGCACAGATCATTGGTATTGGATGTATCGTTAGGTTGTGCCGAGTCAAATCAGCTCCGCTGATTTTTTTCCGTTGCAGAAAAGAGATCCCTTACCCTCGCTTTCAAAAATGATGAATATGAAGTCCGGGAGGATGCAGGTACTATGGATCCTCTGACTCCCAATCGGGTTGCCTTTCCCGGGTCTCGCCGGTCTTGCCTGTAGGTCGTGATGTGCCTCGAGATGGCCGTCTCCTGTCCCCCTGCTGGTGGGGAATCCGCTCCCGGGTCGTCGCTCTGCTGCGTCTGGCCCGTCCTCTAGGCACCTTTGGAAGGCAGGGAGTGTGACAACGTACACGCTTCCTCGGTCCTTCTCATCAGTTGCAGGGTTTAGTGGCCCGAAATTGACTTGGCTTCGCCAAAAGGCCTCATCTCCTAAGCCCGGCTCGCGAGGCGTCCCTCTCGCTGTAGGGAATCTCCCCCTCGCCTCGCTCTTGTGACATGCTATGTTTCCCTTCTCCATTCCCAAGTCAAGGGTGAGTCCCATGCGTCAGTTTGTGGATCGCGGTCTCACGCACTAATCCCTACAGGTGCCCATAATAGTAGGCCGGCCGCCCTACCTAAACCAATCATCATATCGGTCCCTAGGCCCCATTGCTGGAAAGGCTCGGCTTCAAAACCGTACGTGGAGCTTCCGCCTCATACGGCTCCTCTAGGGATGGGGGTAGGCCCAGCCCAGGCTTGTGCGGTTAAGGTTGTTGTACACGACCTCAGTTGAGTATTCAGTTAGAGACGGCGATCGCAGGTTCTCCAGAGGAGAGGGTCTTGCGGGCAAGATTGCACAAACAAAGCCCTCCTGCCCGCAGCCCTATTCTATAAATTAGGCTGGCTACGTTACTGATAACCGCAGAACGAGCAATGAATCCCCAACGACAAACGAAGAACAGGGCGGGGCATTTTCGGGGACTAGCCCGCTTCTTCAGAAACTTCCTggcacatacatacatacattaaGGGAGCCATCGAAAGGTGACTGAAACACCAGAAACGGGGACTACCCGAGCTAATGATAGAGGCAAGAACACTTTCCGGCCAAGTCCCATTAATTGATCATAACGATATCGTGGAAATGCTGCACGGACCCATATATATAGGAACAGAAAAAGAATCACCTTGATACTAAACCGGATCGAGCCCGGGATCTtcttggaaatgggaagatctAGGATAGGCGGCCAACCTCCTGGAGAGAGCGATGTGCATGGACCGGGTGAGTAGGGATGCAGCTCCGTGGACCGCTCGTCGGGCCTGATAGGTGGTGGTATCACACCCTTCTCAAAGGAACCGTACGTGAGACTCTCGCGTCATACGGCTCCGTCCTGGAATCTGGACCTCCCCTTTCCTTTGACCAACGGGTCCTCGAACCCATGGAGGTTACGaatcattcattcattgattgATTAAAGGTAGCTTTAGCCATTGATTGAAAGGGTAGAAGCTAGTCGCCAGAAGCGAAGCGATCTTCCGGGCCGGAAAGGAGGCCTTTTTCTGACGCGTAAGCTACCGCAAAATGAATGAAGGAAGAAGGCCTCCGCATTAGAAAGACTAAAGAGGCATGGAGGGCCGACTACAAGACTACGACTACAATACAAGTCATGAGCGATAGCGAAGCCTTCAGCCTTTTTTTTGAAAGCCCCACAACTAGCTATCTTATAGCAGACAACTAAAGCAAGCCTACTTACTCAACTAATCTCATGTAAACGCCTGTtcgcaaaaatcaaaatagatcaatcaAACTACTTATTAAACATGTAGTTGAGTGCTCCGTCGTTGTTCGGATCTTGACCGGGTCCGAGCTTCCCAAGCTCTATGCTGTTTGGGAACTCTGCAAGGGTCTTACCACCTTCTTGATTGACTATATTTGAGTCTTTGGGGTACTTTGGGATTATATTCCGCGCCGAAGATTTGTGCTTGTGGGCTAGGGTGAATATAGCGGACCAGCGGATCTGGTAGTCGACAATCGTTCGGACTTGGTAAAGGTTGTCGCAGCACCTGTAGTAGGACAGAGGACTTATCGCGATGCCCGCGGACCGATTTACTATGTCTCCGTCGCTGACGTTGGTCAAAGAGGCCACGTGGATTGGCCTGGGTCTTCTTCGGCTAATGAGACCTCGATCCCGAAGCCTTCGGAGTATCTTTTTTATAGGCGCCTCTATCTGTATGGGGAATTCGCTGCTGAAAGATCCCGCCCTTTGTCCCCCTCCTTCCCCCGCCGCCTTCCGACCCGTGGGAGTATACAATTCTTTCTTCAGGACACTCATGCCCGATCGTGAGACTGTCTGTTGAACGTCCGATGGCACCTTGCTCCGACCTGAGCTATGCAACAACGAGATCTCCCTTGATCCTTGCCGGATGTGCTTGACGGTCCCCCATAATACGCTAACTTGGGGACTGATTAGTCCTTCTTTTCCAAGAGTCTCCGCTAGTTGAACCGCGTCCAGTAGACGACCTCTTCTGCTCATCCCCTTCGTCAGCTCTTTGATCGGGATACTATTACCTAGGTCCCTAAACTTGGAATGGATGGCGGAGCGTAGGTGGCAAGCAGTTATATGGATACGGTGCTTTACCCGTAGACGCTTTTCCAGCTCTCGCAAGAATTGTATGGGAGTCGTCCTCGGAGGGACTTCCCGAATGACCGTACCGGGGAATTCTACCGTACTCCGTGCAGCTATGGTTGTTGATCCTGCGGAGCCTACCCAAAGGTTCAGGCCGGATTGTAGGAAGTGGGTGATACGTTTTTGTATTTCTATGAGAAGAAATACGGCACCCACGATTCCCAGTAGTAAGTCGTCGGCATATCGCGCGTAACAAATTCTGATTAATAAGTCATGGGTTTTAAAGGGGGCCTGCTTACGGGCCAGGCCTCTCTCTGACCTGATAACTAGTATCGCCTCCCCGCCCAGCTCTATAAGCAGGCCCCTTCTTTTGCAATACTTAATAAGGTCTCTCATGGCCAAATTCTTATAAAAGCCTTCTCTACCATAGAATTCGGCCTTCGGGGTCAACCCAGCGGCTTCTATGAGGAAGGCGGCGCAAAGGAGGCTCGAGGGCTTGTTAAGGAAGGCGGCAAGGGCCGCTGAAGGGGGGAAAACGAAAGGCCTTTTCTGGTCTCCCCTTCGCCGGGGGGTGCTTGTGGGGGGGGTGTGCCACGACGAAACAAGGGAATGAAAGGTCGCTTTGCGTTGGATGCTCTTTACCCTCCCCACAATGAGGGCTCTGTTGTCTTGGGGAGCTTTGAAGCTTGCTTCTTCTCCTGACTTTTCTTGGTCATCAATACGACGACCTGTCCTTAATAGAACCGATCTGATTCTCAGAACAAGAGGAATTTCGTGCTTCTGTCGGATCCTCCCTATCTCCTGATCGAGCTTGTGTAGGTAGATGTTGCCTGGTAGGGCCGATAGTAGTACACTGTGTGGGACGGAGTAAGGGCCCTTCTCACCTCCTACGAGTCGTCCGGCGGAAAACCGTTTCTGAGTGGGGTAAAAGAACTTGGGATCGTCGATCTCTTCCTTCAAGATTGAGATGAATCGATGTCGGTCGATGGTGTGAAAACACTTCCTGATGTCGAATTCCAAAAACCAGCGAGAGGTTCCCCACTCTTCTTTGATCCGTCTTAGGGCCGAGTGGCAGCCTCGACCCGAGCGGAAGTGCGATGTGTCTGGAAACTCGGGATCGTAAATGGATTCGGGTACCATTCTGATCGCCTCTTTCATGATCTTTTCTATGGGTAGAACTAGTGTTCGCGGTCTAAACTTCGacccttctttctttcttcattttAAAAAAGGGGAGCAAAGCCTGTTTTTTGCTCCCTCTATTGATAGATCAGGGGCCCTCCAGCCGGCCTGAACGAAAGGCTCTTTCAGGAAGTAGTCCCATCACCCTCGGGCCCGGCGCCAACCAAGAGGAGGCGGGGCTCTCTCCAACCATTCCGAAGAGCCGAGATCTCGTAAAGGAAAAATGAGCTAGCTCAGCTGGTTTGGACCCGCGTGAATCAGTTCAGTGAAGTAAGGGAGCCTAAAGTTAAGGCTTTTCCAAGCCTTGCCGATAGGCGGCTCATGGCTCGCTCAGTTCGCTCGCGGAGTTCTTTAGATCAGTAGATCTAGATAGAGTCTCGCTCATAAAGGAAGAGTAGCGCGCTAGCGCGGCTCGCTTCGCTTTTCGACGCGGAGCTCGCAGCTGTCGAAGCCTGCTGAAAAACGGAAGGGCGTGCGTTAGCACTACGGCTTTTCAGTCTCCCTTTGCTGGTTCCGAACTCTCACTGATCCCAGAGATCCGCTTTTTCTTTTAATCTCAGGAAGGCTTTCTCGGGGAGAAAGCTGGTTGGGGAACTGCTAAACGACCTAAAAGAGGAGACTGACTCTGACCTTTCAAAGTCCTATCTCATCTGGTTGATAGTTGAAGGTACGTGCGATGGTACCATGGACATAAACGAGGTCGAGCATATTTTTAATGATCTCAAACTAAAGCGTACCTAAAGCGTGCCCTGGATATGAAAAAGGGATTTGAGCCAGAAGAAGATGAGGATCTATCACCAGATGAGGAAATGGAAACAACTAAGTATTAGTTAGGTTTAGGTTGCGGAAATGGTAACAGCGGCCCCAAAATTGTAaggtttttttattaaaaaaaaaaggaatgggATGGGGTATTCATCGTTAACTACAAAAGTAAGCACCTCTCGATACTTGATAATTATCAAGTATCGAGAGACTAGGCTTTTCATTAAAGTAGAAGGAGACAAACAGAGGTACTCTTGCCGATGGAAGAAATTCCATCGTCGTAAGGGAAAGCCTTGGTCAATCAACTCACTGCCATTGACCAGGGGAGGGGGGAACAATCTGACGAGCGAGATCGTAACACGTGAACAACAAATCATACCGATAGGTTGATAGTTTGATGTTGGTACGGCCTGTGGTCACAGGAACGATCGGCGGTCGTAGCATGACCTCAAGAGTACCTTCATTTTACAGCATATAGAGGTGTACCAATCCCACCATGATCGCCAGAGCAAGATTCATTCTTTAATCGCTACCAGATCAAACATGAGACCAGCatcctaaaaaagaaaaaggaaggctAAATTTGGAAATCCTTATCTTTCGGCTTTTTAAAGAAGATAGGCCATTACAAAAAACAAGGTATAACAGTATCCTATCCTATCAGGATTTTACAACCTGAATACCAAGGGAAGGGGGGACCACTATGAGGAGAGAGCATAATTAGTAAATGCCGACGCCatctttgacttttttttttgatggtgGGCGGCGCCATAAACTCGATAACCAGCACCGCAGAGTCAATAAATTCAACTAAATAGAATCCTAAAACAATCTTATTCGAGCACACACGGGACACACAGCAATCAAATTCACACAAGCGGCAATCATCCGAGCAGAGAATGGAGAAGGGAAATATACGGAGTTTCCCTGACGAATGAGAAAGCCTTTGGCAAACTCCTTGCAAAAAGATCGTGATATGAGAGATTTCTCTTTTGATATGACAACCTGAAGGAAGCTCAGCCATGATGGCCTGATACTGTAATGCTACTTTCTCATCGGCGATGACAAGGTCATCGCCCCAAATTGCATATGCTTAAAACCGAACGTCCGGGATACACCGCCGCCATCCATCCAAACGATAAGATGATGGGTCAATGCGAATGAAGTCCCATAGCCAAGAAAACAAAGAGGTTGACCAGTGTTGAAACAAAAAAGAGGACCTAAACGGTCAGCAGTTGCGCGTTTAAATGGTAAATGAAAACGCACCCATCTCAACAAATAGGTCATCCATGCAGAACACCAACCAAACAAACAGCTGCCCGAGGATTTTCTCAGTCATACCCATTAAGAAATAAGGTCCGTTGCTGatttcaaagaaaaggaaaagaaaacggATCGCCCGGCTACCCTACCATTTGAAGCGAAGAGGCCAACATTTCATTTATATCGAGCGTCCCATCGGACGGATCGAAGGATCCTCATCAACCGGAGCGGTTTTGCCAACCCTTGAGGGATAGGAGTTACAATTGGCAAAAATGCGGGCAAAGCCCGCACCCTCAACAGAACACGCTAGTCGGACTCCAGGTATAGGGCACCAACATCAACTGTATTGGCAGATAGCTCATACAATCAACGCCAGCACGCGTCCCACCCTAAACTTAATAAGATGGTCCAACCAGAACACAGTTCTCTTAGTCCAATGGTAAGGACCAATGACAGAAAGGGTATTCACAGACTCATAAAGAGTGCGCTCTGGAGAGGCACAAGGCCTCAGCGGAGCTGCAGCTTCTGTTGGTAGGGCTGCACTGAAGTGATACCATAAAGACGTTTGCCCATGGATGGAGTATAAGACCAACTCGGAACCGATAACCGACGTTCAACTGGTATCGAGTCATCACGGGGGACCACCCCAATGGATAGCATATCAAGCCCTGTTTGATTGATGAGGAGGCTAATCCACTTAATTCCCCTTTGTTTGGGGGCCCCGGGTCAGGAGAGAGAAGTATGAGCTAAATGATAGAAGGCAATCCCTTTGCCTGCCCATTCATACATCTGGAGTCTTTCCCTGGGAAGCCAATGGAAAGCTCTCATCGTTCTATCCTATCCCCTTGACTCGAAAGAAAACTCTACTCCTCGCCCAGGGACGCCCTTGATCGCCTGAAATGCTCCTTCTATCCCACCCTACCCGGCCTcacccttctctttcttcttttgttcCCCGCCCAGCTCGCTTGCTTGCGGAGAGACCACTTCCCCATTTTGGAACCGAAAGAGCCTAAATCGGGAACAAAGCACTTGCAGAGAAAGCAACCTAAGGATGACAATGGATGAGATTACCTATCCTTGTTTGCCGGGACAGAACGAAGGAGAGAACAGAGCTTTTTTCCTTTGAACCGAGATGACCACTTCTTCCTGCTGGCAGTTCGGGCTACCCCCTTCTTTCGTGAATGAGACAATGACGTGCTTCGCCGCGATGGATCACATCGCTTGACTCTCAAAGAGAGATTGAGCTTTTCGATAGTCTTTCTTTCTGTCCTGTGTGAACGAAGAATTGAATGAAAGAATGGTTGGAAAGAAAGAAATGCAATAACTAGAACCGTATGTATATGGATTTACAAAAACTGCATCATGGGTAGAAACTACAAAGGATATATCGAAGTAGTTCTGACGATtcagtaatattattattagtttttaGTTACTTCGACCCAATAGATCTTAATGATCAAACTACATGAAAAAATAAGTAATAATTCATTGGTTGATTGTATcattaaccatttctttttcttttttttggctcgAGAATTGAGACAGTTGAATTTTACTATAGTAAAATTAGCTCCCGAAGTATTATAAATTCTAGTAGTTGAGACTATGATATAGTAGGGTATCTGAAATAGATCAAATTAGTAGATTGTGTCTCACGTATAtacttattaataataaataataaaaaggaaaCATGTTGATTATATCATAATAAGGAGGAACCTAAAATTCTAGTTCGTCATGGGTAGGGACACTATTGCCGATCTAATAACTTCTATTCTATAAGAAATGCTGACATGGATAAAAAAGGAAGGGTTCGAATAGCATCTACTAATATCACCGAAAACATTGTGAAAATACTTCTACGAGAAGGTTTTATTGAAAACGTTCGGAAACGGAAAGTCAAAAATCTTTCTTGGTTTCAACTCTGCGACATAGAAAGACTagaaaaggaatatataaaactagaacCATTTAAAAGCGTATCAGCCGACCCGGCTTACGAATTTATTCCAACTATCAACGAATTCCTAAGATTTTAGGTGGAATGGGAATTGTAATTCTTTCTACTTCTCGAGGTATAATAACAGATCGAGAAGCTCGACTAGAAAGAATTGGAGGAGAAATTATGTGTTATATATGGTAATCCTCCACCTCTGGTATCCGAATTTGATCTCAAACTTCCTATCCTAAAAGTAAAATTGAGAGGAAAAGTGAGTTATATAACTCTTCCTCCATTAGTTGATACTTCAAGGAGGTTACCTGGAATGAAAGATATTCTTGAGGGTTTAATTACTGAATCACTTCCCAACGGTATGTTCCGGGTCCGTTTAGATAATGAAGATCTAATTCTAGGATATGTTTCAGGGAGGATCCGGCGCAGTTTTATACGGATACTACCGGGAGATAGAGTAAAAATTGAAGTAAGTCGTTATGATTCAACCAGGGGACGTATAATTTATAGACTTCGCAACAAAGATTCGAACGATtaggttatttttttaaacatggGGATACAATTCGAAGTTCAAAAGAAATTCAAGAGACTTTTTTTCTTCCAAGAAGTTGATTCTGAATTAAGGTAAggaataaataatatgaaaataaggGTCGTCAAATTTGTGAAAAATGTCGACTGATTCGTGGGCGCGGACGAATTTTAGTGATTTGTTCCAATCCGAAACATAAACAGAGACAAGGGTAATCTTTCTAAAAAAGAACTTGACTTTCAAAAATAAGTAccatatgtaaaaaaaaaagtaaaggatCCTCATGAAATGGATATCTCcgtatcttttctttttgtatattTCTGACTCATAAATATGAGATGATAAAATATGACAAAAGCTATACCAAGAATTGGTTCACGTAGGAATGGGCGTATTGGTTCACGTAAGAATGGACGTAGAATACCAAAAGGCCTTATTCACGTTCAAGCGAGTTAAAACTATACCATTATAACTGTTACATATGTACGAGGTCGGGTGCTTTCTTGGGCCTCCGCTGGTACTTCTGGATTCAAAGGCACAAGAAGAGGAACACCTTATGCTGCTCAAGCCGCTGCAGTAAATGCTATTCGTACAGTGGTTGATCAGGGTATGCAACGAGCATAAGTTATGATAAAGGGTCCTGGTCTCGGAAGAGATGCAGCATTACGAGCCATTCGTAGAAGTGGTATATTATTTAGTTTCGTACGTGATGTAACACCTATGCCACATAATGGATGTCGACCTCCTAAAAAAAGACGTGTGTAGAAATAAGAATTAAACCGATTTCAAGAGGATtcaatgataaaaaataaaattttagtatagTATGGTTCGAGAGGAAGTAGCAGGATCCACTCGAACACTACAGTGGAAGTGTGTTGAATCTTAAGTATACAGTAAGCATATTTATCATGGTCGTTTCATTCTGTCACCACTTATGAAAGGTCAAGCTGATACCATCGGTATTGCCATGCGAAGGGCTTTACTTGGAGAAATAGAAGGAAGATGTATCACACGTGCAAAATCTGAGAAGGTGCCACATGAATATTCTACTATAGTAGGTATTGAGGAATCAGTACATGAAATCTTACTAAATTTGAAAGAAATTGTATTGAGAAGTAATCTCTATGGAGTTAGAGACGCATCGATTTGCGTCAGGGGTCCTAGATACGTAACCGCTCAAGATATCATCTCACCACCTTCCGTGGAAATAGTTGACACGACACAACATATAGCTAACCTGACGAAACCAATTGATTTGCGTATTGGATTACAAATCAAGAGAGATCGCGGATATCGTATGGAACCCACAAATAACTCTCAAGATGGAAGTTATCCTATAGATGATGCTGTATCCATGCCTGTTCGAAATGCGAATCATAGTATTCATTCTTATGGGAATGGGAATGAAAAACAAGAGATACTTTTTATAGAAATATGGACAAATGGAAGTTTAACTCCTAAGGAAGCACTTTATGAGGCTTCTcgtaatttgattgatttatttattcctTTTCTACATGCGGAGGAAGAGGACATAAATTtcgaagaaaataaaaacatactCTACCCTTTTTAACCTTTCAAGATAGATTAACTAAtctaaagaaaaacaaaaaaggaattcCATTGAATTGTATTTTTATTGACCAATTAGAATTGCCTTCCAGGACCTATAATTGTCTCAAAAGGTCCAATAATGTATGTATATTGGACCTTTTGAGTAACAGTCAAGAAGATCTTATGAGAATTGAATATTTTCGCATGGAAGATGTAAAACAAATATAGGGCACTCTACAGAAGCATTTCGCAATTGAAATGAGACCTAAGACCTCTAACCTAAATGAAATTACTAGATTTAATCTATTCCCATTTTAAAAGGgtcaatttaaataaataaagaaatcgATCAAAAAAGAAAGGGGCGAGCGAAGTGATAGAAAAAGAACTTTGTTCTTTGTTAGTCCTATCTATAAGAGGAGagcataatatatatgtgtaaCCTATTCTTTCGTTTTCTCGGGCCACTGGCCATCCGCCGGGAGTTTAGGGTTTAATACCGATATTTTAGCAACAAATCCAATAAATCTAAGTGTAGTGATtgatgttttgattttttttttttttttgaaagggaGTGTGTGCGAGTTGTGTATTTCAAGAATAGGTTGGATCGATCCGGCTGCactttttttatagtatttttaggaaaaaaaaaaataggaaaaaaggTGCACGATCTCGACGAATTACTTCTGAATAAATTAAGAAATCATATGGTTGAACCATAGCATTTCGTGACTCATTGGTAAATCAACTTTGATTCTCTATCAACCAATAATGTGAGACCATTAACATGCTTAAAGCTAAACTGTTTGAAGTCCAGGCAAAACATGGTACTCTTTCTACGACTACGTTAGTACCGAAATGGTTTAAAAATGAATAGTTGGTAATTTATCTGATATAGAACACTCATATCGATAAAATGATTTGAACCAtttactagaaaaaaaaaagccttgcCCCTTTTTTATCCAATGCCGAATCGACGACCTATGTATAAAAAAAGAGGAATTTTGTGGATttgaagaaaaaaggaaaaaatctaataattttttattttcattttcaatttatttaattaaaaaaaatggaatttaattaaaaacaaatacaaataaagAAACAACTTTGCTGACAATTATCGATTTTGATCTGGTCGGAAGAGTCCTCCTAATATTTATTCTGGTCTTGTATCAGTTTAGATATCTTTGAATacaaactgaaaagaaaaaag
It includes:
- the LOC109704895 gene encoding uncharacterized protein LOC109704895, coding for MKEAIRMVPESIYDPEFPDTSHFRSGRGCHSALRRIKEEWGTSRWFLEFDIRKCFHTIDRHRFISILKEEIDDPKFFYPTQKRFSAGRLVGGEKGPYSVPHSVLLSALPGNIYLHKLDQEIGRIRQKHEIPLVLRIRSVLLRTGRRIDDQEKSGEEASFKAPQDNRALIVGRVKSIQRKATFHSLVSSWHTPPTSTPRRRGDQKRPFVFPPSAALAAFLNKPSSLLCAAFLIEAAGLTPKAEFYGREGFYKNLAMRDLIKYCKRRGLLIELGGEAILVIRSERGLARKQAPFKTHDLLIRICYARYADDLLLGIVGAVFLLIEIQKRITHFLQSGLNLWVGSAGSTTIAARSTVEFPGTVIREVPPRTTPIQFLRELEKRLRVKHRIHITACHLRSAIHSKFRDLGNSIPIKELTKGMSRRGRLLDAVQLAETLGKEGLISPQVSVLWGTVKHIRQGSREISLLHSSGRSKVPSDVQQTVSRSGMSVLKKELYTPTGRKAAGEGGGQRAGSFSSEFPIQIEAPIKKILRRLRDRGLISRRRPRPIHVASLTNVSDGDIVNRSAGIAISPLSYYRCCDNLYQVRTIVDYQIRWSAIFTLAHKHKSSARNIIPKYPKDSNIVNQEGGKTLAEFPNSIELGKLGPGQDPNNDGALNYMFNK